In Acholeplasma equirhinis, the following proteins share a genomic window:
- a CDS encoding metal ABC transporter substrate-binding protein, protein MKKIISSIFILLSIFIFTACSEVERYDILTTNFITYDAVRSIVGDSLKVGILTNVNQDYHEYEPTSKELLTIKQTNVFVLLGFEYETWLGNEETIQTYLNSEAVYFNLSEMVDTEHDHHDDDTHDHHEGEHFWTNPMLYVEVIKHLNEALSEIFLEFESSFLTNSLGYTSELEEVSNNFKTYLSNLLEPTIYFVGHNALQGFSEYFEIEINPLENKTNPHSDPTSEDVILFISKLKENNIKIVFTEEFVDQSYLNFIKQEISDIEFLELHGYHKLTLEDFNQGITYLDLLKRNIENIKEVYRYE, encoded by the coding sequence ATGAAAAAAATTATATCATCTATTTTTATTTTACTATCAATCTTTATTTTTACCGCATGTAGTGAAGTAGAAAGATACGATATTCTAACAACGAATTTCATAACCTATGATGCTGTGCGTTCAATTGTTGGTGATAGTTTGAAGGTAGGTATCTTAACAAATGTAAACCAAGACTATCACGAATATGAACCAACATCCAAAGAACTTTTAACAATTAAACAAACAAACGTCTTTGTCTTATTAGGTTTTGAATATGAAACATGGCTAGGTAATGAAGAGACAATTCAAACCTATTTAAACAGCGAGGCAGTTTATTTTAATTTAAGTGAAATGGTTGATACAGAACATGATCATCATGATGATGACACACATGACCATCACGAAGGTGAACACTTCTGGACGAATCCAATGCTTTATGTAGAAGTCATCAAACATTTAAATGAAGCATTAAGTGAAATATTTTTAGAGTTTGAATCATCATTTCTTACAAATAGTTTAGGATATACAAGTGAATTAGAAGAAGTTAGCAACAACTTTAAAACATATCTTTCTAATCTTTTAGAACCTACAATTTATTTTGTTGGTCATAATGCACTTCAAGGCTTTTCAGAATATTTTGAAATAGAAATCAATCCACTTGAAAATAAAACGAATCCACATAGTGATCCAACCAGTGAAGATGTCATTTTATTTATTTCAAAACTTAAAGAAAACAATATTAAAATTGTTTTTACGGAAGAATTTGTTGATCAAAGCTATCTAAACTTTATTAAACAAGAAATATCAGATATTGAGTTTTTAGAATTACATGGTTACCATAAACTCACACTTGAAGATTTTAATCAAGGTATCACATATTTAGATTTACTGAAAAGAAATATAGAAAATATAAAAGAGGTCTATCGATATGAATGA
- the phnE gene encoding phosphonate ABC transporter, permease protein PhnE: MTDINLTLKETLKQKPKTWIFNWIITLILGLFLVYSISDSSINWFAVGNFITAFPTTVSRFLNPDWDWMFGLEVFKFSQSVVFFSIETLAIAFVGTVIGAILAIPIGVLASKNITGNVTSKISDFGLILIRTFPEIVLAIILIGLVGPGPFAGAVTIGVHSIGMLGKLYSEAIENMDRGPIEALDAVGASTFQKLRYAVLPNVMPDFFSIILYRFDINIRSSFILGFVFAGGLGAPISYASSERNWEGISVIVIAVMVMVLTIEFISTELRKKLI; the protein is encoded by the coding sequence ATGACCGATATAAACTTAACCTTAAAGGAAACATTAAAACAAAAGCCAAAGACATGGATCTTCAATTGGATTATTACTTTAATACTTGGTTTATTCTTAGTTTATTCAATATCTGATTCATCGATTAACTGGTTTGCTGTTGGGAATTTCATTACAGCTTTTCCAACAACCGTTTCAAGATTTTTAAATCCTGACTGGGATTGGATGTTTGGTTTAGAAGTCTTTAAATTCTCACAAAGTGTTGTTTTCTTTTCAATAGAGACTTTAGCGATTGCTTTTGTAGGAACCGTGATTGGTGCGATACTTGCCATTCCTATTGGTGTCCTTGCAAGTAAGAATATTACTGGTAATGTGACATCTAAAATCAGTGATTTTGGTCTGATTTTAATTCGTACATTCCCAGAGATTGTTTTAGCAATCATTTTAATTGGACTTGTAGGTCCTGGACCTTTTGCAGGTGCAGTAACAATTGGTGTGCACTCAATAGGTATGCTTGGTAAACTTTATAGTGAAGCAATTGAAAATATGGACCGTGGTCCAATTGAAGCATTAGATGCTGTTGGTGCATCAACTTTCCAAAAGTTAAGATATGCAGTTTTACCAAATGTCATGCCTGATTTCTTTTCAATTATTCTATATCGTTTTGATATTAATATTCGTTCAAGCTTTATCTTAGGGTTTGTCTTCGCAGGTGGACTTGGTGCACCAATATCTTATGCATCAAGTGAAAGAAACTGGGAAGGTATTTCAGTGATTGTTATTGCTGTTATGGTTATGGTTTTAACAATTGAATTTATTTCTACGGAATTAAGAAAGAAATTAATTTAA
- a CDS encoding metal ABC transporter permease has product MDNFLMLLDVLKNGIIICILLGLTASMLSPFIVLNEQSLIADGLSHVSFTALAIGLFFFEDPYYLAIPIAAVASILVKWISTKTKIQGDAALGMVSSFGFAIGLIVIRYSNSNIDLESLISGNLWLRTTSDVYLSLTVFLLVGIFILVFYRKMVSLTYDFGFARLTGIKANLLSYAFAVLTSLFVVVGVRSIGVLLISSLLIFPVVTSNILAKNFKSLILLGILISVVVVLFGITFAHILNVPAGSMIVISYVILFMIISLIKKLTRGHIYD; this is encoded by the coding sequence ATGGATAATTTCTTAATGTTACTCGATGTACTTAAAAACGGTATAATCATCTGTATCTTATTAGGACTGACTGCAAGTATGCTTTCACCATTTATTGTATTAAATGAACAAAGTTTAATTGCAGATGGCCTGTCACATGTATCATTTACTGCACTAGCAATAGGATTATTCTTTTTTGAAGATCCATATTATCTTGCAATACCTATTGCAGCAGTTGCGAGTATCTTAGTTAAGTGGATTTCAACCAAAACTAAAATTCAAGGTGATGCAGCACTTGGTATGGTTTCAAGTTTCGGGTTTGCGATTGGTTTAATTGTGATTAGATATTCAAATTCAAATATTGATTTAGAAAGTTTAATTTCTGGTAACCTTTGGTTACGTACTACAAGTGATGTTTATTTATCACTTACAGTCTTCTTACTCGTAGGTATCTTTATTTTAGTGTTCTACCGTAAGATGGTATCTTTAACTTATGACTTTGGTTTTGCAAGATTAACTGGTATTAAAGCTAATTTACTCTCTTATGCATTTGCAGTGCTAACCTCACTCTTTGTTGTAGTTGGTGTAAGAAGTATTGGTGTCTTACTGATTTCAAGTTTATTAATCTTCCCAGTTGTTACATCGAATATCTTAGCTAAGAACTTTAAGAGTTTAATTTTATTAGGTATTTTAATTTCAGTTGTCGTTGTCTTATTTGGAATCACTTTTGCACATATCTTAAATGTACCTGCAGGTAGTATGATTGTGATTTCATATGTCATATTATTTATGATCATTAGTTTAATTAAAAAATTAACAAGGGGGCATATTTATGACTAA
- the phnE gene encoding phosphonate ABC transporter, permease protein PhnE has translation MTKFVLSNGKVVKKPFNYVWIYALVVLGLFIYALTWTPISITHLNVDGFVRMMTQLFTPQNGRNWGDYFMYVFEIWEPFMETVRTSFAGTFIGAVFAIPFALICANNLIKIRWVNEVTKFFLSLVRTMPIAIIAVLVAAFIGFGNTAGTIAVSIFSFGILSKMLYESLETIDMTPLEALDATGARTLQKIHTSVVPQVKPVFISYFIYVFEINIRASIILAYVGAGGIGLILKENLGPLVWYNRDRAGLIIILITVVVLILNYSSNAIRRKLQ, from the coding sequence ATGACAAAATTTGTCCTATCAAACGGTAAAGTTGTTAAGAAACCATTTAACTATGTATGGATCTACGCTTTAGTCGTTTTAGGTCTTTTTATCTATGCGTTAACTTGGACACCGATTTCAATTACACATCTGAATGTTGATGGATTTGTTCGCATGATGACTCAACTCTTTACACCACAAAATGGTAGAAATTGGGGAGACTATTTCATGTATGTATTTGAAATATGGGAACCTTTTATGGAAACAGTTAGAACTTCTTTTGCAGGTACATTCATTGGTGCTGTGTTTGCTATTCCATTTGCACTGATATGTGCAAATAATCTTATTAAGATAAGATGGGTGAATGAAGTCACTAAATTCTTTTTAAGTTTAGTTAGAACAATGCCGATTGCAATCATTGCGGTACTTGTGGCAGCATTCATTGGTTTCGGTAATACAGCAGGTACCATTGCTGTATCTATATTCTCATTTGGTATTCTTTCTAAAATGCTTTATGAATCTTTAGAAACAATTGATATGACACCACTTGAAGCACTGGATGCAACCGGTGCTAGAACACTTCAAAAGATTCATACATCGGTTGTACCACAAGTTAAACCAGTATTTATTTCATATTTCATTTATGTCTTTGAAATTAATATTAGAGCATCAATTATTCTTGCATATGTTGGTGCTGGTGGTATTGGTTTAATTCTAAAAGAAAACTTAGGTCCACTGGTATGGTATAACCGTGATAGAGCAGGTTTAATCATTATTTTAATTACGGTTGTTGTTTTAATCCTTAACTATTCTTCTAATGCGATTAGGAGGAAGTTACAATGA
- a CDS encoding metal ABC transporter ATP-binding protein, with protein MNDPVITYENVSILYGTHEVIKDISFTVKRNDFLNIVGPNGAGKTTLIKSLIDEIKVDNGKKHMACQRIGYVPQRQDIKRHFPLSVKEFLYTGFESQKLIISKADEDLMKNWLERMNLDKDLIHKKMNHLSGGELQRVHFIRALVAKPDLLILDEPASALDPNFREKFYDILKEIRKEEQLTIIHITHDLTDVILKDSLVMYIDREIKYYGSYENFHEFEHEGHHHG; from the coding sequence ATGAATGATCCAGTGATTACATATGAAAATGTATCTATTCTTTATGGCACACATGAAGTCATAAAAGATATTTCATTTACAGTTAAAAGAAATGATTTTCTAAATATTGTTGGACCTAATGGTGCAGGTAAAACAACTTTAATTAAATCTTTAATCGATGAAATTAAAGTTGATAATGGAAAAAAACATATGGCATGTCAAAGAATTGGTTATGTACCACAAAGACAAGATATTAAAAGACATTTTCCATTATCCGTTAAAGAGTTTTTATATACCGGATTTGAGAGTCAAAAACTCATTATTTCTAAAGCAGATGAAGACTTAATGAAAAACTGGTTAGAAAGAATGAATCTTGATAAAGATTTGATTCATAAAAAGATGAATCACTTATCCGGTGGTGAGCTTCAAAGAGTACACTTTATTAGAGCTTTAGTTGCTAAGCCAGATTTATTAATTCTAGATGAACCTGCATCTGCACTTGATCCTAATTTTAGAGAGAAGTTTTATGACATCTTAAAAGAAATTAGAAAAGAAGAGCAGTTAACAATTATTCATATTACGCATGACTTAACAGATGTCATCTTAAAAGATAGTTTAGTCATGTATATTGATAGAGAGATCAAATACTATGGAAGTTATGAAAACTTCCATGAATTTGAACATGAGGGACATCACCATGGATAA
- a CDS encoding oxidoreductase: protein MKLLQPMTIKNYTFKNRVVMPPMCMYSVEKEDGIATPFHFAHYVNRAIGGVGYIIVESTAVLPNGRISMNDLGIWSDDQIPALKRIVDEVKPYGAKIGIQINHAGRKARVNERIVSTTDEKFLDTYDEPVILTEAETKKIINAFGMAANRANLAGFDALEIHGAHGYLINQFLSPLTNKLTNQYSDGFNFLTEIIAEVKKYWPKEKILQIRISAYEYSEEGLTPYDWASLINNFKDDLDLVNVSSGGNIPAKVNDFPGYQLDYARIIKEETNLPVIAGGQLESLVFSNGLAEEHDIDMIYFGRKLLRDPYFLYDYDKSLIAKQYVRLEQLKKAE from the coding sequence ATGAAATTACTACAACCGATGACAATTAAAAACTACACATTTAAAAATAGAGTGGTTATGCCTCCAATGTGTATGTATAGTGTTGAAAAAGAAGATGGTATTGCAACACCATTTCATTTTGCACACTATGTTAATCGTGCAATTGGTGGTGTTGGTTATATTATTGTAGAATCAACTGCAGTCTTACCAAATGGACGTATATCAATGAATGATTTAGGCATTTGGAGTGATGATCAAATACCTGCATTAAAACGTATTGTTGATGAAGTAAAACCCTATGGTGCTAAAATTGGTATTCAAATCAATCATGCCGGTAGAAAAGCTAGAGTCAATGAAAGAATCGTATCAACAACTGATGAAAAGTTTCTAGATACTTACGATGAACCGGTTATTTTAACAGAAGCAGAAACTAAAAAAATCATTAATGCTTTTGGTATGGCTGCTAATCGTGCGAATCTTGCAGGATTTGATGCTTTAGAAATTCATGGTGCACATGGTTATCTTATTAATCAATTTTTATCACCTTTAACAAATAAATTAACGAATCAATACAGCGATGGCTTTAATTTTCTAACAGAAATCATTGCAGAAGTAAAAAAATACTGGCCAAAAGAAAAGATCTTACAAATTAGAATATCTGCATATGAATATAGTGAAGAAGGCCTAACACCATATGATTGGGCATCTTTAATCAATAACTTTAAAGATGACCTAGATTTAGTGAATGTTTCATCTGGTGGTAATATCCCTGCTAAAGTTAATGACTTTCCAGGATATCAATTAGATTATGCAAGAATCATTAAAGAAGAAACTAATCTACCTGTCATTGCTGGTGGTCAACTTGAAAGTCTAGTGTTTTCAAATGGACTTGCAGAAGAACATGATATTGATATGATTTATTTTGGAAGAAAGTTATTAAGAGATCCATACTTCCTATATGATTATGATAAAAGCTTAATTGCTAAACAATATGTCAGACTTGAACAACTTAAAAAAGCAGAATGA
- the phnC gene encoding phosphonate ABC transporter ATP-binding protein: protein MIKFVNVEKTYPNGFQALKDINLEIHEGEFVAIIGLSGAGKSTLLRTINKIHPITGGTLYVDNVDVSTIQGKELRYFRRNIGMIFQSFNLVKRMSVFKNVLSGRVAYHSTFKTMFGLFPKKDQLLALEALDKMGILDKAFERADRLSGGQMQRVALARALAQEPKLILADEPVASLDPITTLSVMDDFLRINKEFGITIITNMHHVDLALKYATRVIGIKEGRIVFDGKSEEVTEQVLEQVYGRKLTKDEVLDAAEVVLS, encoded by the coding sequence ATGATCAAATTTGTCAACGTAGAAAAAACTTACCCTAATGGTTTTCAAGCTTTAAAGGATATTAACCTTGAGATCCATGAAGGTGAATTCGTGGCAATCATTGGTCTATCTGGTGCAGGAAAATCTACTTTATTAAGAACGATTAATAAAATACATCCAATTACTGGTGGGACGCTCTACGTCGATAACGTAGACGTCTCCACCATTCAAGGTAAAGAATTACGTTATTTTAGACGTAATATTGGGATGATTTTCCAATCGTTTAACTTAGTAAAGCGAATGAGTGTATTTAAGAATGTTTTATCAGGTAGAGTGGCTTATCACTCTACCTTTAAAACAATGTTTGGACTCTTTCCTAAAAAAGATCAATTATTAGCATTAGAAGCACTAGATAAAATGGGGATTCTTGATAAAGCGTTTGAAAGAGCAGATCGCCTTTCTGGTGGACAAATGCAAAGAGTTGCACTTGCACGTGCACTTGCTCAAGAACCTAAGCTCATCTTAGCAGATGAACCTGTAGCATCACTAGACCCTATTACAACCCTTTCTGTGATGGATGACTTCTTAAGAATTAATAAAGAATTTGGCATTACCATTATTACCAATATGCACCATGTTGACCTAGCTTTAAAATATGCAACAAGAGTGATTGGTATTAAAGAAGGTAGAATTGTCTTTGATGGTAAATCAGAAGAAGTCACAGAACAAGTGTTAGAACAGGTATATGGTAGAAAACTCACCAAGGATGAAGTCTTAGATGCCGCTGAGGTGGTTTTATCATGA
- a CDS encoding Fur family transcriptional regulator has translation MTKLTQKRELIYNILKSVDAPKSAEEILALVGSDLNLSTVYRALDKFYQQGIVSKNYLNNTAYYFINEHEHHHFMICEVCKEKFEMDCHIDEMIHDIEAKYGFVVARHDLNFYGICKNCKIQENS, from the coding sequence ATGACTAAGCTCACCCAAAAAAGAGAACTTATCTATAATATTTTAAAAAGTGTCGATGCACCAAAAAGTGCAGAAGAAATTCTAGCACTAGTTGGTAGTGATTTAAATCTATCAACTGTTTATCGTGCACTTGATAAGTTTTATCAACAAGGTATTGTTTCAAAAAACTATTTAAACAATACCGCATACTACTTCATAAACGAACATGAACATCATCATTTTATGATTTGTGAAGTATGTAAGGAAAAGTTTGAAATGGACTGTCATATTGATGAAATGATCCATGATATAGAAGCCAAATATGGCTTCGTAGTCGCAAGACATGATTTAAACTTCTATGGTATCTGCAAAAATTGTAAAATTCAAGAAAATTCATGA
- a CDS encoding methylated-DNA--[protein]-cysteine S-methyltransferase, which translates to MKYYTFYKHLDWTFILKATDEGLSSLHLYENDDLSKLEHNEEKMKPYVTYLDSFFKGEITNDIPLDIKGTKFQMAVWCALMDILPGETASYQDIAESINNPKAVQAVGNAVGSNPVMLFIPCHRIIKKDGSIGGFSSDPKLKAYLLNYEREQDKHAHR; encoded by the coding sequence ATGAAATATTACACATTCTACAAACATTTAGACTGGACCTTCATCTTAAAAGCAACAGACGAAGGTTTATCTTCTCTTCATTTATATGAAAATGATGATCTATCAAAGCTAGAACATAATGAAGAAAAGATGAAACCTTATGTTACTTATCTTGATAGTTTCTTTAAAGGTGAAATCACGAATGATATCCCACTGGATATTAAAGGTACTAAATTCCAAATGGCAGTTTGGTGTGCTTTAATGGATATACTTCCTGGTGAAACTGCAAGTTATCAAGATATTGCAGAAAGTATCAATAATCCTAAAGCAGTTCAAGCTGTTGGAAATGCAGTTGGCAGTAATCCTGTCATGTTATTTATTCCATGTCATAGAATCATTAAGAAAGATGGTTCTATTGGTGGATTCTCATCTGATCCTAAATTAAAAGCATATCTATTAAACTATGAAAGAGAGCAAGACAAACATGCACATAGATAA
- a CDS encoding PD-(D/E)XK nuclease family protein produces the protein MEIINGHQVEFDEINHIYYVDGKEVPSVSQICKLDNPSMYQGIDKQVLNMAAQKGVNLHKIIENYEQNGIIQKGSIELQNYIQMKKKYQINQKLSERMVLIELDGKVVCAGRFDLLGDIGGIPALIDFKRTSELHTKYVKLQLNLYALGLMQSYGEIVEKLMVIRLRYFEVEVLEFELDFDYTVETLRKYI, from the coding sequence ATGGAAATAATCAATGGACATCAAGTAGAGTTTGATGAAATTAATCATATCTACTATGTAGATGGCAAAGAAGTACCATCTGTCAGTCAAATATGTAAACTAGATAATCCTTCAATGTATCAAGGTATTGATAAACAAGTTTTAAACATGGCTGCACAAAAAGGTGTCAATTTACATAAAATCATTGAAAACTATGAACAAAATGGAATTATTCAAAAAGGTAGTATCGAACTTCAAAACTATATTCAAATGAAAAAGAAATACCAAATCAATCAGAAACTTTCTGAACGCATGGTTCTGATTGAATTAGACGGAAAAGTTGTTTGTGCAGGTCGATTTGACTTACTGGGTGATATTGGAGGAATTCCTGCATTAATTGACTTTAAAAGAACCAGTGAACTACATACAAAGTATGTCAAACTACAACTTAATTTGTATGCATTAGGACTGATGCAAAGCTATGGTGAGATTGTAGAAAAACTGATGGTCATAAGACTGAGATATTTTGAGGTTGAAGTATTAGAATTTGAACTTGACTTTGATTACACAGTTGAAACTTTAAGAAAGTACATTTAA
- the phnD gene encoding phosphate/phosphite/phosphonate ABC transporter substrate-binding protein — MKKIVLLLVAVLATVLLVACGEASVDPDEIVVAFVPSNSASAVITRATELEELLEERVPGKSFKVILGTDYDAVVEGMLAGTIHVGFLTGQQYAGVSVEYPGKVEVVLTSVRKGFAAQFDANGNLVSQQQLLENMAAENYTGQLSDRDITFYHSILIVRKDSGINTLEDLKGKTVGTQATSSGSGFVYPAVLLHQNGMKFVSGDPDSTKGEVKYQTINGHPSAAIAVFNKDVDAAFTFMDARSNVVAEYPDIFAETKVIALTPGVYNDTISVVSNLKAELKTAIQEAFLDIIGTEQGLSILSVYSHTGYLKSKDEDYAGEREVYIFKRDNLS; from the coding sequence ATGAAGAAAATCGTTTTATTGTTAGTGGCTGTACTTGCTACAGTATTGCTTGTTGCATGTGGCGAAGCATCTGTCGATCCAGATGAAATCGTAGTTGCTTTCGTACCATCAAACTCAGCATCAGCAGTTATCACACGTGCAACAGAACTTGAAGAATTACTAGAAGAACGTGTTCCTGGTAAAAGCTTTAAGGTTATTCTTGGTACTGACTACGATGCAGTCGTAGAAGGTATGCTTGCAGGAACAATTCATGTAGGTTTCTTAACCGGCCAACAATACGCTGGTGTATCTGTTGAGTATCCTGGTAAAGTTGAAGTTGTCTTAACTTCAGTTCGTAAAGGATTTGCAGCACAATTTGATGCAAATGGTAATTTAGTATCTCAACAACAACTCTTAGAAAATATGGCAGCTGAAAACTACACTGGTCAATTATCTGATCGTGATATAACATTCTATCACTCAATCTTAATCGTTAGAAAAGACAGTGGTATTAATACATTAGAAGATTTAAAAGGTAAAACAGTTGGTACACAAGCGACATCTTCAGGTTCAGGTTTCGTATATCCTGCAGTTTTATTACACCAAAATGGTATGAAGTTTGTTTCAGGTGATCCTGATTCAACTAAGGGTGAAGTTAAATACCAAACAATTAATGGTCACCCAAGTGCTGCAATCGCAGTATTCAATAAAGACGTTGACGCTGCATTCACATTCATGGATGCAAGATCAAATGTCGTTGCTGAATATCCTGATATCTTTGCAGAAACAAAAGTTATTGCTTTAACTCCAGGTGTATATAACGATACAATCTCAGTTGTTTCAAATCTTAAAGCTGAATTAAAGACTGCGATTCAAGAAGCATTCTTAGACATTATTGGAACTGAACAAGGCTTATCAATTCTATCTGTTTATTCTCATACTGGTTACCTAAAATCTAAAGATGAAGATTATGCAGGTGAAAGAGAAGTTTATATCTTTAAACGCGACAATTTAAGCTAA
- the ald gene encoding alanine dehydrogenase gives MIIGCVKEIKSNENRVGLTPDSVSAYVKAGHTVLIEKGAGLGSGFKDSDYKKQGAKLVETAADVWKQSEMIVKVKEPIKVEYKYFRKGLILYTYLHLAAVKPLVLALIKSGVSAFAYETIKDETGLPCLKPMSEVAGKLSILEGARFLYKNNGGNGLLISGVTGVNPAKVTIIGGGVVGRAALSNAYGLGADVTLLDINEDTLTKLKSQYPNIKTFKSNEENLIESLKDADIVVSGVLLPGAKAPKLIKRSYYKQMKKGAVIVDVAIDQGGSTEVSKPTTHAEPVFVVDGIIHYCVANMPGIVPKTSTIALNHATLKFGLELANKGAEKAIKESEALKAGLNIYQGKITYKQVAEAFDLEYTTL, from the coding sequence ATGATCATAGGATGTGTAAAAGAGATCAAGTCAAATGAAAATAGGGTCGGTTTAACACCAGATTCAGTTTCAGCATATGTTAAAGCGGGTCACACAGTTTTAATAGAAAAAGGTGCAGGGCTTGGTTCAGGTTTTAAAGATAGTGATTATAAAAAACAGGGTGCTAAGTTAGTAGAAACAGCAGCAGATGTTTGGAAACAATCAGAGATGATCGTTAAGGTAAAAGAACCGATTAAAGTAGAATATAAATACTTTAGAAAAGGTTTAATTCTTTATACATATTTACATTTAGCAGCAGTTAAACCATTAGTTTTAGCACTTATAAAATCTGGTGTATCAGCATTCGCATATGAAACCATTAAAGATGAAACAGGATTACCTTGTCTAAAACCGATGAGTGAAGTTGCAGGTAAACTTTCTATTTTAGAAGGTGCTAGATTCTTATATAAGAATAATGGTGGAAATGGCTTACTGATCAGTGGTGTTACTGGCGTTAACCCTGCTAAAGTGACAATTATTGGTGGTGGTGTTGTCGGTCGCGCAGCGTTATCTAATGCCTATGGTCTTGGTGCTGATGTGACTTTACTTGATATCAATGAAGATACTTTAACAAAACTTAAGTCACAATATCCGAACATTAAAACATTTAAATCTAATGAAGAAAATCTAATTGAATCTTTAAAAGATGCGGATATTGTTGTATCAGGTGTCTTACTTCCTGGTGCAAAAGCACCTAAGCTTATTAAAAGAAGTTATTATAAACAAATGAAAAAAGGTGCTGTGATTGTTGATGTTGCTATTGACCAAGGTGGATCAACAGAAGTTTCTAAACCAACAACACATGCAGAACCTGTTTTTGTTGTGGATGGTATTATTCATTACTGTGTTGCCAATATGCCGGGTATCGTTCCAAAAACATCAACCATAGCACTTAATCATGCAACGCTTAAATTTGGATTAGAGCTTGCAAATAAAGGTGCAGAAAAAGCAATCAAAGAATCGGAAGCACTTAAAGCAGGTTTAAATATCTATCAAGGTAAGATTACTTATAAACAAGTTGCAGAAGCTTTTGATTTAGAATATACAACTTTATAA